The following proteins are encoded in a genomic region of Columba livia isolate bColLiv1 breed racing homer chromosome 17, bColLiv1.pat.W.v2, whole genome shotgun sequence:
- the LOC102087398 gene encoding transmembrane protein 17A: MAAHTPLPPNLRRGLAAFSGSLFINNKTRDSGAAHTYPPAPAALASLPLQMMLYFNACYFPAWCLAEGLMLQLKYHLLPWHYQFLLVTAFLILSLAEGSRLYLGYVGNLQEKVPELAGFLLLSFLIQLPLLLFLLTDGHVVRLPLETAMHSLLLAFLLAEIAAAFLALRTMTRQLAAQFHLRQFKEGGGGWGRGDAAGSLQ; this comes from the exons ATGGCTGCACACACCCCTCTGCCCCCCAACCTCCGCCGGGGCTTGGCGGCCTTCAGCGGCTCCCTCTTCATCAACAACAAGACCCGGGACAGCGGCGCTGCCCACACCTACCCCCCAG CCCCCGCGGCGCTGGCCAGCCTGCCCCTCCAGATGATGCTCTACTTCAACGCCTGCTACTTCCCAGCGTGGTGCCTGGCCGAGGGGCTGATGCTGCAGCTGAAG TACCACCTGCTGCCTTGGCACTACCAGTTCCTGCTGGTCACTGCCTTCCTCATCCTCTCACTGGCTGAAGGCTCCCGCCTCTACCTGGGCTACGTGGGGAACCTGCAGGAGAAG GTGCCCGAGCTGGCCGggttcctcctcctctccttcctgaTCCAGCTCcccctcctgctcttcctgctGACGGACGGCCACGTCGTGCGCCTGCCGCTGGAGACAGCCATGCACAGCCTGCTCCTGGCCTTCCTCCTCGCCGAGATCGCAGCCGCGTTCCTGGCGCTGAGGACCATGACCAGGCAGCTGGCGGCGCAGTTCCACCTGCGGCAGTTCAAGGAGGGCGGGGGAGGCTGGGGCAGGGGTGATGCTGCGGGATCCCTCCAATAA